CGGttgtaaacaagaatttgtgtaagaAAACTGATCACACATATATGATATATCGCATTTATATTGTCACAATTCTGATGCAAATTACATAACATAGGCATGGAGACTCTGGAACGAAGAAGCGACGTTGAAGCTGGTAGATCCGTTATTAAGTAACAAgttttccgaagaagaagtgaaatTGTGTGTCTTAATTGCTCTTCTTTGCATCCAAGATGACGCGAATCAAAGGCCAAGAATGACGTCAGTTGTGGCAGCACTGAACGGAGAGTCCGTTACTCTGCCTTTACCCAATGCACCTCACTTTTTTACCATTGGAGTCGCGAGTGATACAACTATGTCGAACAACAATGATTCACTTACCATATAGTGAAAATCATAAATGAataattgtgtataactccaaGATGATGCAAAAATATTAGAATTTGTAATCTTATTGTTCTGAGATTAATGGAAATTTTGGGTTTTTCCCAATATTCCGAATCTTTGATTAAAAAATATTATGTATTCTTTTACTAGTTTATAAATAACATCCCTGGTTTTTCCGAACAAATTCACGAAATTCTTGTGCCTGACCGTTGGGCCGGGATATGAATCGATCCTTCTTCTTAACGTACAAATAGCTCGTTATATGCCATAAAAACGGTCTCATAGAAGACTAACTGAATAACTAATGAATAATCTAACATTTATCCGTAACTAAAATATTAAAGACAGCAAAACGAATCTTCAATAACATGCTAACTAAACCATGTTAATTAGCTGTATAGTCCCTACATAAGCCGGACTTGAAAAAGTCAACGTCGAAAAACAGTACTATACAACCTACAATGTAGGTTGTATATATACGGATAAAAAGTTATAGCTAAAATTGTCCCTTTTCTAATAAAAAATGATGTTAATTTTTCATTATAAAATGGTTATATTTTATTAGTTATAATATAAAACGGATATCACCTGTCTGAAATAAACTTGTGGTCAAGATAATTAGTTTAATACCCTTACAGCCTTACATAAGCAGGACTCGACAAAGTCAACGTTGAAGACGGCACCATACAATCTCTGAGGTTGTACAAATTTTTAAATCTATCCTAGGAATATATATTAATTTGTACATTATTGTAAATAATATTTTGTTAGTACAACAAATAGATATATACTTGTATATATATTGTTAATATCACTAATGCAAAAGGTACGAAATACAACTCATTCACGTACATACACTCAATTTACTCAATTGTGTTCCTACAACATAAAAATGTGTATCAAACTCATTGTTTTATTGTTCTTCCTATTATCCTCTCAAGTATCGGCTCAAATTGTCGTCCGTGATAAAGGTGAATTTCCCATACTCATTTGAAACACCATCGAGTTGTACTGAGTTTCAATACGATCATGCTCACGTGaaatattttaataattataaaataataaaataatttaatgtgaATATGATGGTATCGTACTCTCTAACATCTGGTGCTACTACGTCCTTTTCGTTTTCCAATTCCTATAGGTAGAGCCGTAGAGGTGCTCAGTGGGCCGGGCCAGGGGGCGAACCGAGCTAAGGGTTTGCAGCACTAGCACAACAAGGGTAAGGGATCAGGCTGGGTCGGGCCAATGTTGGGTTGGCTTTCTACAGCCCGAGCACAGCCCACCTATGCTTTTAAATTTTGTGTTTGGCCCAGACTGGGCCAATGAATATGCGACACTAGCCCGGCTCGACGGAACGAGCGGGCCGTGTCGAGCTGGCACACGGGCTGATGAAAGTCGGCCCATGAGACCGGGTCGGGCCGGATTGGCCCGTAATGTTTCATTTCTTTGATTTTCCGGATAAAGAAAAAGTAGGCAAACTACGACAAGGCCAAAAAAATTGATTATGGTATATCAAATCCCCTAATCGGAATATGTCAATATTTTGACATATCTCGAACGTGACCATCGCTAATCTCTTGTGCAGACGGTTCAAAACATGTGATTATATGGTTACCGCTCATCATAATTGGAGGCATTGTAGCTTTGGCTGTGGTTGCGgttgttttcttttgtttctgCAGTTGCTTGTACGGCATTTTTAGCTGCTTAGGTTGCTACAAAGACGAATCTAAAGGTAAAAGTTACTGAGtatttttaaaattcattttcCTCACAAGTCTCGTCTTAATCATTTTTTTACCTCCGATAAAAATACCTCTCACAATGcacaatgataaaaaaaaaaaggtaaacaaataaataagacGGAAAGGACTTTAGTTGATGTGTCTTTTGTCATTGCAGCAACTGAGGTGAAAGATGATGAAACTGATGGTGTTACCAACTCTCACGTGTAACAAATGATGTGCTTTCTTCATAGTTATACGATATACTCTATATCGCATATATCAACTAGCTTAGTTGGTAAAGTCATGAACGATTGAAAATATGTAATGATTTGATTGATTTCGTAACTATCTTTTAGTTTTGTAACGAAGCGCATTGACCAACAAGATTAAAAATTACTTCAGTTTTATTGTCTTCAAATTTGTTATacaattaattttatttttggtgtataAATCTTCATAACAATGTAATAGATGATCTTTGATTTGGTCAAATTATAGTATAAAATAGAAATCGACCGATTAACTTACAAGACGGCTCAATTATATACATGCATTTATTTTTTAACATCGCTAAATCACACAAATTAAACCGTCTTACAATAAATTATGGTAAAACTAAAACACGGATAAGTTTTGAATTTCGTAGAATGAGTCTCGAATTGAAACTTCAAAAACTCAGGGCCCCAAACATCGTAAATCTTGGCTTCTTGCCAATCGTAAGAACTTGGGTTTTCGTTCCTTGTCTCAGCGAGGAATCAATTCGGTAGATGTGTCGCTCAAGAGACATTGACTGCCTTCAAGAGAAACATTTTGCTTAGCTCGGTTGTAAGGAAAAGCAGGGGGTGATCCAGGGGACAGGACAGTTATCGGCTGTGTGTGAAGCATGAGAAGGACGGAATCAATGTTCGGCCTTTTAGATGGATCGTCTTGAATGCACATCAACCCAACTTGTATGCATCTTTCTGCTTCATTTTTCGGGAAATCAGTCTTAATCATCGAATCTATCAACATTAACGGATCCCCCTCGTTCCAAAGTCTCCATGCCTAAGAAGTACTTTGCATTAGTACCGTCTCTTGAGCAATAGATCAAACTGATAACGAGTTGCTCTAATTAAAACTCTtcagtttgaaaaagaattcaccgacgtctcaactcggAGTCGAGAATTATACCccgtcaaagtttattcgttagaaaagctttgaccaaccataactaccggctacgagttAATAAAGAGGTGAAacttttttcaaattcaaggccttgacgagataattggtttgaaaaaaaaattgtcgttttctaaactcataacagacaattattgttggtcaaagttttttgtgaaaaacgaggagtacaccttagaaaacgaaaaagtttaggggcacacgagagaatatcccaataAAAAAAGAATGTAAAGCATTTGAGCTTACGTAGTTAAGAAGGTTTTCATCTGGTGAATTTGGCTCGGAAAAATTGTTTCTTTTTCCGCTAATGATCTCCAAAAGAATGACACCGTAGCTAAAAATATCCGACTTATTAGAGAACTTTCCTGCTATTACATATTCAGGAGCCATATAACCACTGCACCACATTTGTACCAAACCGTAAATTTATGCTGTAATCTTGTACGAGATGAGATGGTATAATAAAATgtagggatattctctcgtgtacccctgaactttttcgttttataaggtgtacccctcgtttttcacaaaaaaactttgacgGACAATAATTCtttgttacgagttcagaaaacggtatttttttttcaaaccaattatctcgtcaaggccttgaatttgaaaaaaaaaattcactgtTTTTTGAACACGTAGCCGgcagttatggttggtcaaagctTTGTTAACGAATAACCaatcataattcccgactacgagttgagacgtcggtgaattctttttcaaaccgaagacctcttaaagacagtcaatttggaaaaaaaattatcgtattctgaacttgtagccaagagttattgacggtcaaagttttttttggcAAGAAAAGAGGGATACATCTTAGAAAAATGAAAAAGTtaaggggtacacgagagaatatccctaaaATGCAACGAATGCATATTCTTACAATGTTCCAGCAATTCTGCTGGTATCGCCTTGAGATTGATCTTCACCAAACATCTTTGCCAAGCCAAAATCTGCGATTTTTGGATTCATTACTGCGTTTAACAAAATATTGCTTGGTTTAAGATCTCGATGAATTATCTTTGGATCTGAGTCTTCGTGAAGGTACGATAGGCCTCGAGCAATTCCTACTATGATTCTGTAACGAGCCTCCCAACTTAGAAGTTCGCGTTGTTTCACATCTGTAAATTAAAATCATTCAGGTAGTCATGTCGAACAAGCACATACAAGTATTCATTAGACGAAAGTAAATTTGTAAAACTAACCGAATAAAAATCGATCAAGGCTCATATTAGGTACATATTCATAAACAAGCAACATCTCGTCCTCTTCCAAACAATATCCGTAAACTTTGACAAGATTTTTGTGTTGAAGTTTTGCAGCCAAACAAGCTTCGGTCTTGAACTCCCTCATGCCTTGTCTCGAAGCATTTGAAAGCCTTTTAACTGCCACTGTTTGTCCATCTGGAAGCGTCCCCTACAGACGTAATTATCATTAGTAATAACTTGAATTTCGCGTAATAAATTTGATGATTGCTAACCAAGTAACCATACCTTATAAACGACACCAAATCCACCACGACCGAGTTCATTAGATGAGGAAAAGTTGTCGGTGGCTGCTTTAATCGTAACAATATCAAAATTCAAGTTTTCCCTGCTTTCAATATTGTCCCATCCTGTAAAGAGCAAGTCtcctgagacggttttacaaTAGATTATTGTGAGACCGTTATACAATTGGAAGTAATAGACCGACTGACGACTGCCATATGTAATCGTAGGTCAAAGAGAGAGTTTACCAGTTGGTTTTCGATATCTATTTCGTCTCTTGATAAAGTCAAAAGCGATCAAGACAAGAGACGCTGCTGCAACAGCTGACACGACCCCTAGTCCGATGTTCTGCTCCTTACATGATGCTGTAATTTGATCAATCGTCAGTCCGTCACACAAAacataaacaacaacaacatcaaagccttattcccaaaatgatttggggtcggctgatatgaatcatcctttagaagcgtccatgggtgaacgcacacctcaaaatgcgaaaaaaaaaaaaaaaaaaaaaaaaaaaaaaaaaaaaggaaaaatgaaaacaaaaagggagagtgaaacataatacaaaagtcaaggtaaacttatacaaacttaaaatttaaatcgagaataaagatttaCCCTTTTTGCTGGTAATTTCCGGTGCAGGAGGCCTAGTATCATTGAAACCGTACATCAATCGACAATTCGGTTGCAATAGAATCCCTGCAGTGGCACCAAGCATAGGAAGCCTTCCAAGGGCAGTCTTTAAACAACTGTTGCAATCGATTTGGCTTAGATCCGGAGTACAATCGACGTATGAATTCAACGTTATGCTTTTAGCAACGTCGACAAATGATTGAGCTGATGGTAATACCAAAGAATAATTCCCAGTAGTTACATTACTAAAGAGGTCGATAAACGTCTTCGACAATAATTGGTCAAACTGACTGTAATTCGCCGGAGGCAACATGAAACTGTAGTATATCGAATTATCCTCGACGGAGAATATAGGATCATTTGAATACCGAACCATACACACTCCATACCAGACGATATAGTACTTACTGAACGAACATTTTTGTTGAATCTCTGACACAGCTGTCGAGACACAGTCGTGACAATCTTCATTAGAGACGAAATTATTACAGAGGAATAGACCGTAAACTGTACTACTTTTGGAAGTTCCTACCGCGGTGAAGTTATAGAACTTGGTCGTGTTAGCTTTCGAGGTGAGTTCCAAAGTCAAGATATCGAGGTTGGTCTGGAACTCGCTTCCCTCGTCGTAGTGGCCATAATCTGAACAATAGTTC
This sequence is a window from Silene latifolia isolate original U9 population chromosome 8, ASM4854445v1, whole genome shotgun sequence. Protein-coding genes within it:
- the LOC141597506 gene encoding cysteine-rich receptor-like protein kinase 25, producing MKQTKLTILCTSIYLFTFIGAQNQTYLVNYCSDYGHYDEGSEFQTNLDILTLELTSKANTTKFYNFTAVGTSKSSTVYGLFLCNNFVSNEDCHDCVSTAVSEIQQKCSFSKYYIVWYGVCMVRYSNDPIFSVEDNSIYYSFMLPPANYSQFDQLLSKTFIDLFSNVTTGNYSLVLPSAQSFVDVAKSITLNSYVDCTPDLSQIDCNSCLKTALGRLPMLGATAGILLQPNCRLMYGFNDTRPPAPGKEQNIGLGVVSAVAAASLVLIAFDFIKRRNRYRKPTGWDNIESRENLNFDIVTIKAATDNFSSSNELGRGGFGVVYKGTLPDGQTVAVKRLSNASRQGMREFKTEACLAAKLQHKNLVKVYGYCLEEDEMLLVYEYVPNMSLDRFLFDVKQRELLSWEARYRIIVGIARGLSYLHEDSDPKIIHRDLKPSNILLNAVMNPKIADFGLAKMFGEDQSQGDTSRIAGTFGYMAPEYVIAGKFSNKSDIFSYGVILLEIISGKRNNFSEPNSPDENLLNYAWRLWNEGDPLMLIDSMIKTDFPKNEAERCIQVGLMCIQDDPSKRPNIDSVLLMLHTQPITVLSPGSPPAFPYNRAKQNVSLEGSQCLLSDTSTELIPR